DNA sequence from the Tissierella sp. MB52-C2 genome:
AATATAAGCTTACCATAATGGTAAGCTTAAGGTTTATGCTAACTCTTCTGCAGGATAAACACTAACTTGTTTTTTATCTCTGCCTTTTCTTTCAAACTTAACTACACCGTCAACTGTAGCAAATAAAGTATCGTCTGAACCTTTACCTACATTGTTTCCTGGATGTATTTTAGTTCCTCTTTGTCTAACTAAGATATTTCCTGCTAAAACAAACTGGCCATCTCCTCTTTTAACGCCTAATCTTTTAGCTTCACTATCTCTACCGTTTCTGGAGCTACCTACTCCTTTTTTAGAAGCAAATAATTGTAAATTCAATTTAATCATCAATTACACCTCCCCATTTTTGAGTGTTACATACTCTGGGTAACTTTCTATTATAGATTTAATTCCTACTACTAAAGATTCTAGTAGAATTTGAGTCTTCTCTAATTTATCATCTTCTATATTATTAGGTAATTCTACACTTAGAAATCCTATATCATCTATAGAATACTTTATAGTTTTTTCATCAATACCACAAACCTTTACTAAGGATAATAACGTAGTCTGAGAAAGTACTGACATAGCAGCACATACTATATCTTTTCCATAGGAGTCATAGTTTGCATGTCCTTCTATGGTATATTTTTTAATTTTATTTTTTTCATCTCTAAATATTTTAGCTACAATCATAATTAGCCTACTATATTTTCGATTCTTACCTTAGTAAATGGTTGACGATGTCCTTGTTTCTTTCTAGAGTTTTTCTTAGCTTTATATTTGAAAACAACAATTTTTTTAGCTTTTCCTTGCTCTAAAACAACAGCTTCAACTTTAGCTCCGTTAACATAAGGTTTACCAGCAACTACATCATTCTCTTTAGATACTAAAAGAACTTTGTCAAAGTTCACATTTGAGCCTTCTTCTACATCTAACTTTTCTACGAAAACAACATCGCCTTGTTGAACTCTATATTGCTTACCACCTGTTTCTATTACAGCGTACATTAATACAGCACCTCCTCTAACCCAGTCTCGCCAATACAGGGTGCCATTGGACTTAAACCCAGATTGAGCGGCTCTACACCCAAATATTCTAACAAATATTTATATATATGTCAATAGCTAATCTACTCTATTATATGACCTCTGCCTTCACACTTGGGACATACTCTGTGAAAATCCCTAGCTAAAGATCTTCTTATTTTTTTTCTAGTCAATTCTACAAGGCCAAGTTTTGTAATATCTATGATGTTAGTCTTTATCTTATCCTTCTTTAAATGTTTTCTCAATATGGACAAAACATCAGAAATATCATTCTTATTTTTCATATCAATAAAGTCTATTATTATTATACCGCCTATATCTCTAAGTCTAATTTGTCTTGCAATTTCTTCGGATGCTTCTATATTAGTTCTTACTACTGTATCCCCTAAGGAACTACTTCCTACAAACTTTCCAGTATTTACATCTATAACTGTCAATGCCTCTGTCTCGTCTATAACTATATAACCACCCGATTTAAGGGATACAACCCTTTGAAGTGCTGTTTGTAAGTCCTGTTGAATTTCAATATCATAGTTAATAGAGAAGTCTTTATCTAGTTCCATTCTATCTGAAAATCTAAATGGAAATGTTTCCTCAGTTAAGATCAAGTTATCGTAAACGTCCTTATTATTCACTATGATTTTTTCAGTCTCATCATTAAGGCTATCCCTTATTATTTGATAACCTAGGCTAGGCTCATTATATAATAGCTTAGGACAGGGTAAAAAGTTTCTTTCCTTTTCTATTTTAGAATAAATATTATATAAAATATTATATTCTTCTTCTAATACAGGTTCATCTATGCCTTCTGATGCTGTTCTGAAAATTACACCCATATCATCTTTTATAATTCTTTTTCCCATTTCTTTTAAATTTTCTATTTCAACTATACTTCGAATTTTTTTTGATATATTTATTTTATTGGAAAAAGGTGTAAATACTAAAAATCTACCAGGTATTTCAATATGAGTAGTTACTTTTGCTCCTTTATTTCCTGAAGGTTCCTTTACTACCTGTACTATTATTTCTTGTCCAGATTTAACTACTTCCGATATTTTATATCTTTTACCATTGTATAGAAGATCTTTCGGTAAAGCATCCTTTACATATAAATAAGCATTTTTACCTTCACCTATGTCTACAAATGCTGCTTCCATTCCTTGTAATACATTAACTACTCTACCTCTATAAATGTTTCCTACTATTTTCTTTTCTTCTTTTTCTAAATGATATTCAACAAGTCTATGATTTTCTACAATGCCTACCCTTTGAAATCCATCTAAAGAATCAATAAAAATATAACTCATAAAAACTCTCCTATCTTATAACGGCTTATATATATTTTTATCTTTTTCCGCATATAGACCTAATCTTTTTATGGCTATAGAATCCATATCTATATTAAGAGTCGTATCTCTATTTAATGCTTCCATCAAGTTTATTGGCTTTAAATTTCCATTATCTCCTGATTTTAATAGTGTTTCTATTATTATATTGTTATCATTTATTTCTTTTAATATTAGGTTTCCTATAAGGTTTTTAATATTTTCTTGTCTTTCAATTTTCTTTTTACCTTTTTTCTTTAATTTGGTAATCATTATCTCTTCCTTAGATAGCCAAGTATTAATTATATCTTCTGCTTCTTCTTTCGTTCTATCTTCACTTATATCAAAGTTTATTTCATAAAATGCCCAGGCAATTAAAGAGGCTATAGATTCTTCTTTTTCTAAATATACAGCTTTAATAATCTGAATATCTCTAGGTAGTACACTGTTCATTTTTTCCACAAATTCTTCTGCTGGAATATATTCAAGATCTACATCCATATATTCCTCTTCAGATTCAATTCCTAGTGATAAAGGGTGAGCTATGGAAAACTTAGGATGGGGATTAAATCCTTCAGAATATTTTATAGGAATATCTGCTCTGTTAAAGCTCCTATGAAATACTCTCATTAAATCTAAATGCCCAATATATCTCAAATAATTTTTCTTATTAAATGTAACTCGTAAAATCAATTATCTCCACCACCTGTCATTGTACATCCCTTTATTCCACATCCTCTACATTGTTGTCTGCAATCAGGTGTAGTTTGTTCTTCTAGGGATCTTTTATATTCTCTCATTAAATAGTCCTTAGATACTCCTGGATTTATAAAATCCCAAGGTAAATTTTCCTCTAAAGACCTATTTCTTAAAGCATAAAAATCCCCATCTATATTTAGCTCTTTTAGAGTCTCTATCCAAGTATCATATTTAAAGTACTCTGACCATCCGTCAAATTTACAACCTTTTTCCCAAGCCCTAAGTATAAGCTTAGATATTCTTCTATCACCTCTGGCTATTATTGCCTCTAGATAGCTTAATTTAGGATCATGGTAGTTAAATGTTACCTTATTATCTTTTATGCTATTCTTTACAAGATATATCTTTCTATAAAACTCATCCATAGATTCTTGACCTACCCATTGAAAAGGAGTAAATGGCTTCGGTACAAAACAAGAAGCACTAGCTGTTACCTTTAGATTACCCTTTCTTTCATCTTTAGGTAAGTCGAAAAACATATCCTTAACTTTATAAGCTAAATCTTTTATTCCCATTACATCTTCATCAGTCTCAGTAGGCAATCCTACCATAAAGTATAGTTTTATAGTAGACCAACCTTCTTTAAACACATAATTTACAGTATTTATTAAATCTTCTTCAGTTATTCCCTTGTTGATTACATCTCTAAGTCTTTGGCTTCCTGCCTCAGGTGCAAAAGTTAATCCTGATTTTCTAACCTTCTCAATTTCCTTTAATATATCTATACTAAAAGAGTCTAGTCTTAAAGATGGTAAAGATACCCCTACTTTCTTTTCTTCAAACTTCTCCATTAATTTAGTAATAAGTATATATAGTTCTGAGTAATCGCAGGAACTAAGGGAAGATAAGGAGATATTTTCATATCCTGTGTTTTTTACTAATTTATCTGCCAATTCTACTATTTTATCCACAGATTTTTCTCTTATAGGTCTATAGATCATACCTGCTTGACAAAATCTACATCCATGTGTACATCCCCTAAAGATTTCCATACTTACTCTATCGTGGACAGTCTCAATAAATGGTACTATCATCTTTTCAGGTGAAAACATGGAGTCTAAATCTTTAATCATTCTCTTGTCTATTGTACTTGGTATTCCTTCAATAAGAGAAATTCTTTCCTTTATTGTTCCATCTTCATTATATATTACATCATAAAACTTCGGAACATAAACACCCTGAATCTGAGCAACTGACTTTAGAAACTCTTCTCTATCCCATTGTCCTTCTTTGTGTTCCTTATATAGCTTAAGTATTTCCAGCGTCACTTCTTCTCCTTCACCAATTACAAAGAAATCAATGAAATCTGCTATAGGCTCTGGATTATATGCACAGGGTCCTCCTGCTATTACAAATGGATATTCATCTGTTCTATCTTTTGATAATAAAGGAATTTTAGATAAATCTAAAATATTTAATATATTTGTATAACTCATTTCGTATTGTAGGGTAAATCCTAAGAAATCAAAATTCTTTACTTCTTCTTTACTTTCCAATGTAAAAAGCGGAAGATCTTCATGTCGCATTTCTGCTTCCATGTCTGTCCAAGGGGCAAATACTCTCTCGCATAGTAGATTTTCTTCTTCGTTTATTAAATTATATAAAATATGAAGCCCTAAATGAGACATCCCAACATCATATATATCTGGAAAAGAAAAAGCAAATTTTACTTTTACCTTTTCTAAGTCTTTTGTTACTGAATTTTCTTCCATTCCAATGTATCTGGCTGGCCTTTCTACCTTTTTTAAAACTCTATCAAGTTTTTTTTGATTAATCATTTGTTTCCACCTTTCATTGATACTCTAGCTATTATCTTATCACTTTTCAACTAATATTAGTAGACAAATTTTAATCCTCAATAGAATGCCTCGGGGATTCCCGAGGCATTCTATTTATTACGTTTATTAAGTTGTCCAGTTAATTCATCTATGGCTTCCATAGATATATCCACTACTTTTCCTAGATACTCTTTTACTTTTCGCCCATCTTCTTTTAAACTAAATTCATAATATACATTTCTTTCAATAATATTAATAATATCATTTGTGATCTTAGTATTCATCATCTTAATTAAAAGTACGATTAATAAGGTAACTAATACAAAAATTAGTCTATTTACTTGCTTATTATAATATTTTTTTGGGGGATTGCCATATCTTTTATTCATAAAATCACCTACCTCGATATTACTATATATTATTTACTTGAAGTAGATTTTATACCATTAATTAGTATTCCTTTATGTTAAAAGAGTTATTCTTATTATTTAGATTAAATTTATCAATTAAAGCTGTAGGTACATAGATTTCCTTACTTTTTGTAACAAATATG
Encoded proteins:
- the rpmA gene encoding 50S ribosomal protein L27; amino-acid sequence: MIKLNLQLFASKKGVGSSRNGRDSEAKRLGVKRGDGQFVLAGNILVRQRGTKIHPGNNVGKGSDDTLFATVDGVVKFERKGRDKKQVSVYPAEELA
- a CDS encoding ribosomal-processing cysteine protease Prp, whose amino-acid sequence is MIVAKIFRDEKNKIKKYTIEGHANYDSYGKDIVCAAMSVLSQTTLLSLVKVCGIDEKTIKYSIDDIGFLSVELPNNIEDDKLEKTQILLESLVVGIKSIIESYPEYVTLKNGEV
- the rplU gene encoding 50S ribosomal protein L21, producing the protein MYAVIETGGKQYRVQQGDVVFVEKLDVEEGSNVNFDKVLLVSKENDVVAGKPYVNGAKVEAVVLEQGKAKKIVVFKYKAKKNSRKKQGHRQPFTKVRIENIVG
- a CDS encoding Rne/Rng family ribonuclease; its protein translation is MSYIFIDSLDGFQRVGIVENHRLVEYHLEKEEKKIVGNIYRGRVVNVLQGMEAAFVDIGEGKNAYLYVKDALPKDLLYNGKRYKISEVVKSGQEIIVQVVKEPSGNKGAKVTTHIEIPGRFLVFTPFSNKINISKKIRSIVEIENLKEMGKRIIKDDMGVIFRTASEGIDEPVLEEEYNILYNIYSKIEKERNFLPCPKLLYNEPSLGYQIIRDSLNDETEKIIVNNKDVYDNLILTEETFPFRFSDRMELDKDFSINYDIEIQQDLQTALQRVVSLKSGGYIVIDETEALTVIDVNTGKFVGSSSLGDTVVRTNIEASEEIARQIRLRDIGGIIIIDFIDMKNKNDISDVLSILRKHLKKDKIKTNIIDITKLGLVELTRKKIRRSLARDFHRVCPKCEGRGHIIE
- a CDS encoding TIGR03936 family radical SAM-associated protein, which encodes MILRVTFNKKNYLRYIGHLDLMRVFHRSFNRADIPIKYSEGFNPHPKFSIAHPLSLGIESEEEYMDVDLEYIPAEEFVEKMNSVLPRDIQIIKAVYLEKEESIASLIAWAFYEINFDISEDRTKEEAEDIINTWLSKEEIMITKLKKKGKKKIERQENIKNLIGNLILKEINDNNIIIETLLKSGDNGNLKPINLMEALNRDTTLNIDMDSIAIKRLGLYAEKDKNIYKPL
- a CDS encoding TIGR03960 family B12-binding radical SAM protein codes for the protein MINQKKLDRVLKKVERPARYIGMEENSVTKDLEKVKVKFAFSFPDIYDVGMSHLGLHILYNLINEEENLLCERVFAPWTDMEAEMRHEDLPLFTLESKEEVKNFDFLGFTLQYEMSYTNILNILDLSKIPLLSKDRTDEYPFVIAGGPCAYNPEPIADFIDFFVIGEGEEVTLEILKLYKEHKEGQWDREEFLKSVAQIQGVYVPKFYDVIYNEDGTIKERISLIEGIPSTIDKRMIKDLDSMFSPEKMIVPFIETVHDRVSMEIFRGCTHGCRFCQAGMIYRPIREKSVDKIVELADKLVKNTGYENISLSSLSSCDYSELYILITKLMEKFEEKKVGVSLPSLRLDSFSIDILKEIEKVRKSGLTFAPEAGSQRLRDVINKGITEEDLINTVNYVFKEGWSTIKLYFMVGLPTETDEDVMGIKDLAYKVKDMFFDLPKDERKGNLKVTASASCFVPKPFTPFQWVGQESMDEFYRKIYLVKNSIKDNKVTFNYHDPKLSYLEAIIARGDRRISKLILRAWEKGCKFDGWSEYFKYDTWIETLKELNIDGDFYALRNRSLEENLPWDFINPGVSKDYLMREYKRSLEEQTTPDCRQQCRGCGIKGCTMTGGGDN